One genomic window of Indioceanicola profundi includes the following:
- a CDS encoding DNA polymerase III subunit chi, which translates to MTELRFYHLTRKTLEQTLPDLLEKSVERGWRAVVKTGSEERAEALAQHLWTYKPDGFLPHGTAKDGHAESQPIWITPGDDRPNAATVLFLTDGAEGAALNEYELACDLFDGNDPDAVSAARRRWKAAKDAGHELTYWQQTERGGWQKKA; encoded by the coding sequence ATGACCGAGCTGCGCTTCTACCACCTGACCCGCAAGACGCTGGAACAGACCCTGCCGGACCTGCTGGAGAAGTCGGTCGAGCGGGGCTGGCGCGCCGTGGTCAAGACCGGCAGCGAAGAGCGGGCGGAGGCGCTGGCCCAGCATCTCTGGACCTACAAGCCGGACGGCTTCCTGCCCCATGGCACGGCCAAGGACGGCCACGCCGAGTCGCAGCCGATCTGGATCACGCCCGGCGACGATCGCCCCAACGCCGCCACCGTCCTGTTCCTGACCGACGGGGCGGAAGGTGCGGCGCTGAACGAATACGAGCTGGCCTGCGACCTGTTCGACGGCAACGACCCCGATGCGGTCTCCGCCGCCCGCCGCCGTTGGAAGGCGGCCAAGGATGCCGGCCACGAGTTGACCTACTGGCAACAGACCGAGCGCGGCGGCTGGCAGAAGAAGGCCTGA
- the rpsF gene encoding 30S ribosomal protein S6, whose protein sequence is MALYETIMIARQDVTSSQVESLTETFSNILTENGGKIAKTEQWGLKTLTYRIKKNRKGHYVYVAYEAPAAAVAEMERNMSINEDVLRYMTVKLDTIPEGQTAMLANKGERSERGPRRFDGPRGGGFGDRGDRGDRGDRGPRRERNTEGEGDRA, encoded by the coding sequence ATGGCACTGTATGAAACCATCATGATTGCCCGCCAGGACGTCACGTCCTCGCAGGTGGAGAGTCTCACCGAGACCTTCTCCAACATCCTCACCGAGAATGGCGGCAAGATCGCCAAGACCGAGCAGTGGGGCCTGAAGACCCTGACCTACCGGATCAAGAAGAACCGGAAGGGTCACTACGTGTATGTCGCTTACGAGGCTCCGGCTGCCGCCGTCGCCGAGATGGAGCGCAACATGTCCATCAACGAGGACGTGCTGCGGTACATGACCGTGAAGCTGGACACGATCCCCGAGGGTCAGACCGCCATGCTCGCCAACAAGGGTGAGCGTAGCGAGCGCGGCCCGCGCCGGTTCGACGGCCCCCGTGGCGGTGGGTTCGGCGACCGGGGTGATCGTGGCGACCGCGGTGACCGCGGTCCCCGTCGTGAGCGCAACACCGAGGGTGAAGGAGACCGCGCATGA
- the rpsR gene encoding 30S ribosomal protein S18, whose translation MSAERTSSGPRAGGGGGGRRPFFRRRKTCPFSGPNAPAIDYKDVKLLSRFISERGKIVPSRITAVSTKKQRELARAIKRARFLALLPYVVK comes from the coding sequence ATGAGCGCCGAGCGTACCTCTTCCGGCCCCCGCGCCGGTGGCGGCGGCGGTGGCCGTCGTCCGTTCTTCCGTCGCCGGAAGACCTGCCCCTTCTCCGGCCCGAACGCCCCGGCCATCGACTACAAGGACGTGAAGCTGCTGAGCCGCTTCATCTCCGAGCGTGGCAAGATCGTTCCGAGCCGCATCACCGCCGTCTCCACGAAGAAGCAGCGTGAGCTGGCCCGCGCGATCAAGCGCGCCCGCTTCCTCGCCCTGCTTCCCTACGTGGTGAAGTAA
- a CDS encoding acyl carrier protein has protein sequence MSDIAERVKKIVVEHLGVEEAKVTENASFIDDLGADSLDTVELVMAFEEEFGIEIPDDAAEKILTVKDAIDFIQQKSAA, from the coding sequence ATGAGTGACATCGCGGAGCGCGTTAAGAAGATCGTCGTCGAGCACCTGGGCGTGGAAGAGGCCAAGGTGACGGAGAACGCCTCCTTCATCGACGACCTCGGCGCCGACAGCCTCGACACGGTTGAGCTGGTCATGGCCTTCGAAGAGGAGTTCGGGATCGAGATTCCGGACGACGCCGCGGAGAAGATCCTGACCGTGAAGGACGCCATCGACTTCATCCAGCAGAAGTCGGCGGCCTGA
- the fabG gene encoding 3-oxoacyl-[acyl-carrier-protein] reductase, which translates to MFDLTGKTALVTGASGGIGAAIARTLHTRGATVALHGTKVEALEKLAAELGDRAKVTPANLSDPAAVEQLAKDAEAALGQVDILVNNAGLTRDGLVLRMKDEDWQLIIDVNLTAGFRLSRAMVKGMMKRRWGRIIGITSVVGVTGNPGQVNYAASKAGMIGMTKALAQEVASRNITVNCVAPGMIQTAMTDVLNDAQKEAMHSRIPAGRLGTPDDIAAGVLYLASEQAAYVTGQTLHINGGMAMI; encoded by the coding sequence ATGTTCGACCTGACCGGCAAGACCGCCCTGGTGACGGGCGCCTCCGGCGGCATCGGCGCCGCCATCGCCCGCACGCTGCACACCCGGGGCGCCACCGTCGCCCTGCACGGCACCAAGGTCGAGGCGCTGGAGAAGCTGGCCGCCGAGTTGGGAGACCGCGCGAAGGTCACGCCCGCCAACCTGTCCGACCCGGCTGCGGTGGAGCAGTTGGCCAAGGACGCGGAGGCGGCGCTGGGCCAGGTGGACATCCTGGTCAACAATGCCGGCCTGACCCGCGACGGGCTGGTCCTCCGTATGAAGGACGAGGACTGGCAGTTGATCATCGACGTGAACCTGACGGCGGGCTTCCGCCTGTCCCGCGCCATGGTCAAGGGCATGATGAAGCGCCGCTGGGGCCGCATCATCGGCATCACCAGCGTGGTCGGCGTCACCGGCAATCCGGGGCAGGTGAACTATGCCGCCTCCAAGGCCGGCATGATCGGCATGACCAAGGCGTTGGCGCAGGAAGTCGCCAGCCGCAACATCACCGTGAACTGCGTGGCGCCGGGCATGATCCAGACGGCCATGACGGACGTGCTGAACGACGCCCAGAAGGAAGCCATGCATTCCCGTATTCCGGCGGGCCGCCTCGGCACCCCGGACGATATCGCCGCCGGCGTGTTGTATCTGGCGAGCGAGCAAGCGGCCTACGTCACCGGCCAGACGTTGCACATCAACGGCGGCATGGCCATGATCTGA
- the fabD gene encoding ACP S-malonyltransferase, whose protein sequence is MRAFVFPGQGSQAVGMGRELADTFDVARQTFAEVDDALSQKLSTLMFEGPEDQLTLTENAQPALMAMSIAVLRVLEAEKGLDLSKSARFVAGHSLGEYSALCAAGSFTLADTARLLRLRGQAMQKAVPVGVGAMAAILGADLDTARAIAEEAAEGEVCSAANDNAPGQVVVSGHKSAVERAIRIAAEKGFKRAVLLPVSAPFHCPLMQPAADAMAEALAGVTIAAPRAPLVANVTASAVTDPETIRRLLVEQVTGAVRWREGVLYMKEQGVTELVELGAGKVLSGLAKRIDKEIAGRAIGTPADVAGFEP, encoded by the coding sequence ATGCGTGCGTTCGTCTTTCCGGGGCAGGGCAGCCAAGCCGTCGGCATGGGCCGTGAGTTGGCGGATACGTTCGACGTGGCCCGCCAGACCTTTGCCGAAGTGGACGATGCGCTGAGCCAGAAGCTCTCCACCCTCATGTTCGAGGGGCCGGAGGATCAACTCACCCTGACCGAGAACGCCCAGCCGGCCCTGATGGCGATGTCCATTGCCGTGTTGCGGGTGCTGGAAGCGGAAAAGGGACTGGACCTGTCCAAGTCCGCGCGCTTCGTCGCCGGCCACAGCCTGGGTGAATATTCAGCGCTCTGCGCCGCCGGGTCCTTCACCCTGGCCGATACGGCCCGGCTGCTGCGGCTGCGCGGTCAGGCCATGCAGAAGGCGGTGCCGGTGGGTGTCGGGGCCATGGCCGCCATCCTGGGCGCCGACTTGGACACCGCCCGCGCCATCGCGGAGGAAGCGGCGGAGGGAGAGGTCTGTTCGGCCGCCAACGACAACGCGCCCGGCCAAGTGGTCGTGTCCGGCCACAAGTCGGCGGTGGAGCGCGCCATCCGGATCGCGGCGGAGAAGGGCTTCAAGCGCGCCGTGCTTCTGCCCGTCTCCGCGCCCTTCCACTGCCCGCTGATGCAGCCTGCCGCCGATGCGATGGCGGAGGCGCTGGCCGGCGTCACGATCGCCGCCCCGCGGGCGCCGCTGGTGGCGAACGTCACCGCCTCCGCCGTGACCGACCCGGAAACTATTCGCCGCCTGCTGGTGGAGCAGGTGACCGGTGCGGTGCGCTGGCGCGAGGGTGTCCTTTACATGAAGGAGCAGGGCGTCACCGAACTGGTGGAGCTGGGCGCCGGCAAGGTGCTGTCCGGCCTTGCCAAACGGATCGACAAGGAAATCGCCGGCCGCGCCATCGGCACGCCGGCCGATGTCGCCGGTTTCGAGCCCTGA
- the alr gene encoding alanine racemase produces the protein MKDGPDLPDLSSVPARAGAVLVVDLDAVRGNWRHMAGLADGAECGAVVKADAYGLGAAPVARALRAAGARTFFVATIEAGITLRKGLPDARIAVLHGIPPGSAPDISGAGLVPILNTPGDIEQWQAEARRQGRPLPCFIHLDTGMNRLGLTPAEVDELADDAARRLDGLEVQAWMSHLACADDPGNPMTARQARSFRASLARLPKAPASLANSAGIFHGAEYHFDLVRPGIALHGGNPAPWMSNPMAPVIRILARIHQVRHAPAGDTVGYDATHRIDRPAKVAALGMGYADGYPWRLAGKGHVRIGGHIAPIIGRVSMDLLTVDVTEVPDRFLAEGAWVEVVGPHRTVDQAAAEAGTISYEILTSLGDRYHRVYLGG, from the coding sequence GTGAAAGACGGCCCGGACCTTCCTGACCTCTCCTCCGTGCCGGCCCGTGCCGGTGCGGTGCTGGTGGTCGATTTGGATGCGGTCAGGGGCAACTGGCGGCACATGGCCGGTCTTGCGGACGGTGCCGAGTGCGGGGCGGTGGTCAAGGCGGATGCCTATGGCCTGGGGGCCGCCCCGGTGGCCCGGGCGCTCCGGGCCGCCGGCGCCCGCACCTTCTTCGTGGCGACGATCGAGGCCGGGATCACGCTGCGGAAGGGCCTGCCCGATGCGCGCATCGCGGTGCTGCACGGCATTCCGCCGGGCTCGGCCCCAGATATCTCCGGCGCCGGGCTGGTTCCCATCCTGAACACGCCGGGCGATATCGAACAATGGCAGGCGGAGGCGCGCCGGCAGGGCCGCCCCCTGCCCTGCTTCATCCATCTGGACACCGGCATGAACCGGCTGGGGCTGACCCCGGCGGAGGTGGATGAACTGGCAGACGACGCCGCCCGGCGGCTGGACGGGCTGGAGGTGCAGGCCTGGATGAGCCATCTGGCCTGCGCGGACGATCCGGGCAACCCGATGACCGCCCGGCAGGCGCGGAGCTTCCGCGCCTCCCTGGCCCGCCTGCCCAAGGCCCCGGCCAGCCTTGCCAACTCCGCCGGCATCTTCCACGGGGCGGAGTACCATTTCGACCTGGTGCGGCCGGGCATCGCGCTGCATGGGGGCAATCCCGCCCCCTGGATGTCGAACCCGATGGCCCCCGTGATCCGCATCCTGGCCCGCATCCATCAGGTGCGGCATGCGCCGGCCGGCGATACCGTGGGCTACGACGCCACCCACCGCATCGATCGTCCGGCCAAGGTGGCGGCGCTGGGCATGGGCTATGCCGACGGCTATCCCTGGCGGCTGGCCGGCAAGGGGCATGTCCGCATCGGCGGGCACATCGCCCCGATCATCGGGCGCGTGTCCATGGATCTGCTGACCGTGGACGTGACCGAGGTGCCGGATCGGTTCCTGGCCGAGGGCGCCTGGGTGGAGGTGGTCGGCCCCCACCGCACGGTGGATCAGGCGGCGGCCGAGGCCGGCACCATCAGCTATGAGATCCTGACCTCCCTCGGCGACCGTTACCACCGGGTCTATCTGGGCGGCTGA
- a CDS encoding SAM-dependent methyltransferase: MLFARLLKPLIRTGRITLIDAHGKRWEFGGESGPADERPCTVRLTDPSLHWKLGVNPGLHAGEAYMAGTLVVEEGSIYDLLSIVTRNAGDNHLGPVGKLRRFGVGLQRLWQQANPADRSRRNVAHHYDLSEKLYDLFLDKDRQYSCAYFADPGMSLDQAQAAKKRHIIAKLLLKPGLKVLDIGCGWGGLALEIAKSADVQVKGITLSQEQLAIARRRAREAGLEHRVQFELQDYRAESGTYDRIVSVGMFEHVGVPQYGAFFRKIDELLDPDGVALLHSIGRTDGPGTTNPWLRKYIFPGGYSPALSEVIPHVERSGLMPTDMEFLRLHYAETLWHWRQRVAANRDRLVALYDERFYRMWEFYLAGCECAFRHQGHMVWQLQMAKRADAVPLTRDYIYEAEHRMAVAAE, translated from the coding sequence ATGCTCTTCGCCCGACTGCTGAAGCCCCTGATCCGCACCGGCCGCATCACGCTGATCGACGCGCATGGAAAACGGTGGGAGTTCGGCGGGGAGTCGGGCCCCGCGGATGAACGGCCCTGCACGGTACGACTGACCGACCCGTCGCTGCACTGGAAGCTGGGCGTCAATCCCGGCCTGCATGCGGGGGAGGCCTATATGGCCGGTACGCTGGTGGTGGAGGAAGGCTCCATCTACGATCTGCTGAGCATCGTCACCCGCAACGCCGGCGACAACCATCTCGGGCCAGTGGGCAAACTCCGCCGGTTCGGCGTGGGGCTGCAACGGCTCTGGCAGCAGGCCAATCCCGCCGACCGGTCCCGCCGGAACGTGGCCCACCATTACGATTTGTCGGAAAAGCTCTACGACCTGTTCCTGGACAAGGACCGGCAATATTCCTGCGCCTATTTCGCTGATCCCGGCATGAGCCTGGATCAGGCGCAGGCGGCCAAGAAGCGGCACATCATCGCCAAGCTGCTGCTGAAGCCCGGCTTGAAGGTGCTGGATATCGGCTGCGGCTGGGGCGGGCTGGCGCTGGAAATCGCGAAGAGCGCCGACGTCCAGGTGAAGGGCATCACCCTGTCCCAGGAGCAACTCGCCATCGCCCGGCGTCGCGCTCGGGAAGCTGGGCTGGAGCACCGCGTCCAGTTCGAGCTGCAGGACTACCGCGCCGAGTCGGGCACATATGACCGAATTGTCTCCGTCGGCATGTTCGAGCACGTAGGCGTGCCCCAGTACGGCGCCTTCTTCCGCAAGATCGACGAGCTGCTGGACCCCGACGGAGTCGCCCTGCTGCATTCCATCGGGCGCACGGACGGGCCGGGCACGACGAATCCCTGGCTGCGCAAATACATCTTCCCCGGCGGCTACAGCCCGGCCCTGTCAGAGGTTATTCCGCATGTGGAACGATCAGGCCTGATGCCGACGGATATGGAGTTCCTGCGGCTGCATTATGCCGAGACACTGTGGCACTGGCGGCAGCGGGTTGCGGCCAATCGGGACAGGCTGGTCGCGCTCTATGACGAGCGCTTCTACCGGATGTGGGAATTCTATCTGGCCGGCTGCGAATGTGCCTTCCGCCATCAGGGCCACATGGTCTGGCAGCTCCAGATGGCCAAGCGTGCCGACGCGGTCCCCCTGACCCGCGACTACATCTACGAGGCCGAGCACCGGATGGCTGTCGCGGCGGAGTAA
- the rplI gene encoding 50S ribosomal protein L9 — protein MDVILLERVEKLGQMGQVVKVRPGFARNFLLPQKKALRATKANLAFFDKQKAQLEAANLERRKDAEQVAGKLDGMSVVITRQAGETGVLYGSVAARDVSEAVTAAGVTIERRQVSIDEPIKTLGLFKVRIVLHPEVSVFVTVNVARSQDEAELQAQRGGMVTGMPEDDDEDETVETTDETTEEQA, from the coding sequence ATGGACGTGATCCTGCTGGAGCGCGTTGAGAAGCTCGGCCAGATGGGCCAAGTGGTGAAGGTCCGTCCGGGCTTCGCCCGGAACTTCCTGCTGCCGCAGAAGAAGGCCCTGCGCGCGACGAAGGCGAACCTCGCCTTCTTCGACAAGCAGAAGGCCCAGCTCGAGGCCGCGAACCTCGAGCGCCGCAAGGATGCCGAGCAGGTCGCCGGCAAGCTGGACGGCATGTCCGTCGTCATCACCCGTCAGGCGGGTGAAACCGGCGTGCTGTACGGTTCCGTCGCCGCCCGCGACGTGTCCGAGGCGGTCACCGCCGCCGGCGTCACCATCGAGCGCCGTCAGGTGTCGATCGACGAGCCGATCAAGACCCTGGGCCTGTTCAAGGTCCGCATCGTCCTGCACCCCGAGGTTTCCGTGTTCGTCACGGTGAACGTTGCCCGGTCCCAGGACGAGGCCGAGCTGCAAGCGCAGCGCGGCGGCATGGTCACCGGCATGCCGGAGGACGATGATGAGGACGAGACGGTCGAGACCACGGACGAGACCACCGAGGAGCAGGCCTGA
- the mltG gene encoding endolytic transglycosylase MltG: MTDPTSESTPSAAPKKRRRWPWLVAALLLVLVLAGAGTAWIARQHYIQPGPLAADATLVVERGSGVQAIARQLESAGIVRRHWELLIAARLRESARRLRAGEYAFPAGISLKGALDILESGKTVVRRLTIPEGLTSAQIVELLRAETALSGEIAEVPPDGTLLPETYHFSYGDNRAELLGRMETGMRELLAQAWEKRAPDLPVATAEQAVTLASIVEKETGVAAERPKVAAVFVNRLRLGMRLQSDPTVIYALTEGKGPLDRPLTRADWKLEHPYNTYFIAGLPPGPIANPGAESIRAVLNPDNHEYLYFVADGSGGHAFAETLEEHNRNVAAWRRFQREQGQPAEEVE; the protein is encoded by the coding sequence GTGACGGACCCGACATCAGAGTCCACCCCGTCCGCCGCACCGAAGAAGCGCCGCCGCTGGCCCTGGCTGGTGGCGGCGCTTCTGCTTGTGCTGGTCCTGGCGGGTGCCGGAACGGCCTGGATCGCCCGGCAGCATTACATCCAGCCCGGGCCGCTGGCCGCCGACGCCACGCTGGTGGTGGAGCGGGGCAGCGGCGTGCAGGCCATCGCCCGGCAGCTCGAATCCGCCGGGATCGTCCGCCGGCACTGGGAACTGCTGATCGCGGCCAGACTGCGCGAATCCGCCCGCCGCCTGCGCGCCGGGGAGTACGCCTTCCCGGCGGGAATCAGCCTGAAGGGCGCGCTGGACATACTGGAAAGCGGGAAAACGGTGGTCCGCCGCCTGACCATTCCCGAGGGGCTGACCTCCGCCCAAATCGTGGAGCTGCTGCGGGCCGAGACGGCCCTGTCCGGCGAGATCGCGGAGGTGCCGCCCGATGGCACGCTGCTGCCGGAAACCTACCATTTCAGCTATGGCGACAACCGGGCGGAGCTGCTGGGCCGCATGGAAACCGGGATGCGCGAACTGCTGGCCCAGGCGTGGGAGAAGCGCGCTCCCGACCTGCCGGTAGCCACGGCGGAGCAGGCGGTGACCCTGGCCTCCATCGTGGAGAAGGAGACCGGCGTGGCGGCGGAGCGGCCGAAGGTGGCCGCGGTGTTCGTCAACCGCCTGCGCCTCGGCATGCGCCTCCAGTCCGATCCCACGGTGATCTACGCGCTGACGGAGGGGAAGGGGCCGCTGGACCGGCCGTTGACGCGCGCCGACTGGAAGCTGGAGCATCCCTACAACACCTATTTCATCGCCGGCCTGCCGCCCGGCCCCATCGCCAATCCGGGCGCCGAGTCGATCCGGGCCGTGCTGAACCCCGACAACCACGAATATCTGTATTTCGTCGCCGACGGCAGCGGCGGCCATGCCTTCGCCGAGACGCTGGAGGAGCACAACCGCAACGTCGCGGCCTGGCGCCGCTTCCAACGGGAGCAGGGCCAGCCGGCGGAAGAGGTGGAGTAG
- the fabF gene encoding beta-ketoacyl-ACP synthase II, whose amino-acid sequence MRRVVVTGLGLVTPLGTGVKHNWQRLIAGQSGIRTIENFDVSDLPVKIAGQVPRGADMEGGFNPDAYVPPKDQKKIDDFILYAIGAADEAIKDSGWKPETEEQAERTGVMIGSGIGGLPAIYETSLLLAEKGPRRVSPFFIPSALINLASGHVSIIHGYKGPNHAVVTACSTGAHAIGDAARLIAFDDADIMVAGGTEAAVSRLGMAGFAAARALSTGYNDTPERASRPYDKGRDGFVMGEGAGIVVLEELEHAKKRGAHIYAEVVGYGMSGDAYHITSPSEDGNGGFRSMRMALKRAGLDVSEIDYINAHGTSTPVGDMIELGAVRRLLGNAAAGVSMSSTKSAIGHLLGAAGSVEAIYSILAIRDQVVPPTLNLEDPSEGTEGMDLVPKQAKERKVKAALSNSFGFGGTNASLILKQFS is encoded by the coding sequence ATGCGTCGCGTCGTCGTCACCGGATTAGGCCTCGTCACCCCGCTGGGTACGGGCGTCAAGCACAACTGGCAGCGCCTGATCGCCGGCCAGTCGGGCATCCGAACTATCGAGAATTTCGATGTATCCGACCTGCCGGTCAAGATCGCCGGCCAGGTTCCTCGCGGCGCTGACATGGAAGGCGGGTTCAACCCCGACGCCTATGTCCCGCCGAAGGACCAGAAGAAGATCGACGACTTCATCCTGTACGCCATCGGCGCGGCGGATGAGGCGATCAAGGACAGCGGCTGGAAGCCCGAGACCGAGGAGCAGGCCGAGCGCACCGGCGTGATGATCGGCTCCGGCATCGGCGGTCTTCCGGCCATCTACGAGACCTCGCTGCTGCTGGCCGAAAAGGGTCCGCGCCGCGTCTCGCCCTTCTTCATCCCCTCCGCCCTGATCAACCTGGCCTCTGGCCATGTGTCGATCATCCATGGCTACAAGGGTCCGAACCACGCGGTGGTCACGGCCTGCTCGACCGGCGCGCACGCCATCGGCGACGCCGCCCGGCTGATCGCCTTCGACGATGCCGACATCATGGTGGCCGGCGGTACGGAAGCCGCGGTGAGCCGCCTCGGCATGGCCGGCTTCGCGGCCGCCCGCGCCCTCTCCACCGGCTACAACGACACGCCGGAGAGGGCTTCGCGCCCCTATGACAAGGGCCGTGACGGCTTCGTCATGGGCGAGGGCGCCGGCATCGTGGTGCTGGAGGAGCTGGAGCACGCGAAGAAGCGCGGCGCCCACATCTATGCCGAGGTGGTTGGCTACGGCATGTCCGGCGACGCCTACCACATCACCTCCCCGTCCGAGGATGGCAATGGCGGCTTCCGCTCCATGCGCATGGCGCTGAAGCGGGCCGGGCTGGACGTGTCGGAAATCGACTACATCAACGCGCACGGCACCTCGACGCCGGTGGGCGACATGATCGAGCTGGGAGCCGTGCGCCGCCTGCTGGGCAACGCGGCCGCTGGCGTCTCGATGTCCTCCACCAAGTCGGCCATCGGCCATCTGCTGGGGGCGGCCGGTTCGGTGGAGGCGATCTACTCGATCCTCGCCATCCGCGACCAGGTGGTTCCGCCGACGCTGAACCTCGAGGACCCGTCCGAGGGGACGGAGGGCATGGACCTCGTTCCGAAGCAGGCAAAGGAGCGCAAAGTGAAGGCCGCGCTCTCCAACTCCTTCGGCTTCGGCGGCACCAACGCCTCGCTGATCCTGAAGCAGTTCTCGTAA
- a CDS encoding vitamin K epoxide reductase family protein: protein MDPRRLSHELRKDRSAELRRRRQITGLSLVGAAAGAIVGAYQMGMLRRLPDLPLRVFDASKVDASPYGYKRMETPDGLLMIANYAFTAILAGAGGRDRWRDQPWLPLALSAKTLYDAVTCLRLAREEWQDNKALCGYCQSATLASIASAVLSVPEAARAVQALRGHGKEQADDAYVYEDGYGIEEESLYEADAFDRAYPDDIHPHPRHRYRAFA from the coding sequence ATGGACCCGCGGCGGCTGAGCCATGAGTTGCGCAAGGACCGGTCGGCGGAGCTGCGCCGACGCAGGCAGATCACCGGCCTTTCCCTGGTCGGGGCTGCGGCGGGGGCCATCGTCGGCGCCTACCAGATGGGAATGCTGCGCCGCCTGCCCGACCTGCCGCTGCGCGTCTTCGACGCCAGCAAGGTCGATGCCTCGCCCTATGGCTACAAGCGGATGGAAACGCCCGACGGGCTGCTCATGATCGCCAACTACGCCTTCACCGCCATCCTGGCCGGTGCCGGCGGGCGGGATCGCTGGCGCGACCAGCCCTGGCTGCCCTTGGCCCTGTCCGCCAAGACCCTCTACGACGCCGTTACCTGCCTGCGCCTGGCGCGGGAGGAGTGGCAGGACAACAAGGCGCTCTGCGGCTACTGCCAGTCGGCCACCCTGGCCTCCATCGCCTCCGCCGTGCTGTCGGTACCGGAGGCGGCCCGCGCCGTGCAGGCGCTGCGCGGACATGGCAAAGAGCAGGCCGATGACGCCTATGTCTATGAGGATGGCTACGGCATCGAGGAGGAGAGCCTGTACGAGGCCGACGCCTTCGACCGTGCCTATCCCGACGACATCCACCCGCACCCGCGGCACCGCTACCGGGCCTTCGCCTGA
- a CDS encoding replicative DNA helicase: MDTKLIDPPGLRESALAYRTPPHNEEAEQALLGAILVNNKAFEKVGEFLRPEHFFDPANGRIYAACLKLIDRGQVANPLTLKAYFEQDKDLSEIGGAEYLARLAAAIVAVHNAEDYGRIIHDLFLRRQLIEVGEDMVNTAYKHELDVGATDQIEEAEKKLFDLASSGDIKGDFIPFEKALAGAINSIESAFRRSTHVTGVTTGLRDLDHKLGGLHPSDLLILAGRPSMGKTALATNIAFNAAKAHMLSGGKEGAAVGFFSLEMSAEQLAGRILADQAEVSGDKMRRGEIAASDFPKFVEASQYLSRVPFFVDDTPALTITAVRTRCRRLKRTHGLGLVVVDYLQLLRGGGLKGSENRVQEISEITRGLKAIAKELHVPVLALSQLSRGVEQREDKRPQLSDLRESGSIEQDADVVMFVFREQYYLERAEPGRRPDEAEDKFNDRYQRWKERLELVHNTAECIIGKQRHGPVGTVRLFFDGNYTRFGDLDTHHDFGPDE, from the coding sequence ATGGACACGAAGCTGATCGATCCCCCTGGTCTCCGCGAGTCGGCACTCGCCTACCGGACCCCGCCCCATAATGAGGAGGCGGAGCAGGCGTTGCTGGGTGCCATCCTGGTCAACAACAAGGCGTTCGAGAAGGTGGGCGAGTTCCTGCGCCCAGAACACTTCTTCGATCCCGCCAATGGCCGCATCTATGCCGCCTGCCTGAAGCTGATCGACCGCGGGCAGGTCGCGAACCCGCTGACGTTGAAGGCCTATTTCGAGCAGGACAAGGACCTGTCGGAGATCGGCGGCGCGGAGTATCTCGCCCGTCTGGCCGCCGCGATCGTGGCTGTCCACAATGCCGAGGATTACGGCCGCATCATCCATGACCTGTTCCTGCGCCGCCAGCTCATCGAGGTTGGCGAGGACATGGTCAACACCGCCTACAAACATGAGCTGGACGTCGGCGCCACGGACCAGATCGAGGAAGCGGAGAAGAAGCTGTTCGATCTCGCCTCCTCCGGCGACATCAAGGGCGACTTCATTCCTTTCGAAAAGGCGCTGGCGGGGGCGATCAACTCCATCGAATCCGCCTTCCGCCGTTCCACCCATGTCACCGGCGTCACCACGGGCCTGCGCGATCTGGACCACAAGCTGGGCGGCCTGCATCCCAGCGACCTGCTGATCCTGGCCGGCCGTCCTTCCATGGGTAAGACGGCGCTGGCCACCAACATCGCCTTCAACGCCGCCAAGGCGCACATGCTGTCGGGCGGCAAGGAAGGGGCTGCCGTCGGCTTCTTCTCCCTGGAAATGAGCGCCGAGCAGCTTGCCGGCCGTATCCTGGCGGATCAGGCGGAGGTGTCGGGCGACAAGATGCGCCGCGGCGAGATCGCGGCCAGCGACTTCCCGAAATTCGTGGAGGCCAGCCAGTATCTGTCCCGCGTTCCCTTCTTCGTGGACGACACGCCGGCCCTCACCATCACCGCCGTCCGCACCCGCTGCCGCCGCCTGAAGCGCACCCACGGGCTGGGACTGGTGGTGGTCGACTATCTCCAGCTCCTGCGCGGCGGCGGGCTGAAGGGGTCGGAGAACCGGGTGCAGGAAATCTCCGAAATCACCCGCGGCCTGAAGGCCATCGCCAAGGAGCTGCATGTGCCCGTGCTGGCGCTGTCCCAGCTTTCCCGCGGCGTGGAGCAGCGCGAGGACAAGCGGCCCCAGCTTTCGGACCTGCGCGAATCGGGCTCCATCGAGCAGGACGCCGACGTAGTCATGTTCGTGTTCCGCGAACAGTACTATCTGGAGCGCGCGGAACCCGGCCGGCGGCCCGACGAGGCGGAGGACAAGTTCAACGACCGATATCAGCGTTGGAAGGAGCGTCTGGAGCTGGTCCACAACACCGCCGAATGCATCATCGGCAAGCAGCGCCACGGTCCCGTGGGCACGGTGCGACTGTTCTTCGACGGCAACTACACCCGCTTCGGCGATCTCGACACCCATCACGACTTCGGACCCGACGAGTAA